The Leptidea sinapis chromosome 37, ilLepSina1.1, whole genome shotgun sequence region ataatatagtattttgttCACCAAACATTTCCGCTAAAAAAACTTTAAGAATAAGAATTATTCCTTGCGTCTTGCTATAATTACAGGGCGTTTAAAGCTACCAAGATAAGGAGTCTTGGAAGCTTTGTACCTGTGATTTATACATCTCATTTTCCACAAATACAACGCAGTAACACCAACGGAAGGGTTTTGagccctaacctaacctaagcCCGCAATAcggtaatattttaaatttatgttgaaATAAGAACCGTAGGTACTTTGTAAAAAGTACCTACAGTAAGTACCTTTACATCAAGCGTCTATTGAAAATTCGACAGAGTACCCATCTTTATTTGCTGTACCCACATTTATCAgaaagtataaaattataataataaaacctaccACCAGGATGTCCCGAGTGGCAACCACCACTTGAAGCTCCAGCCACGAAGGAAGTAACACCAATTAGAATAGGAACGTCTTGGTCATTGCGATGAACTAAAGGACCACCGCTGTCTCCCTGGAATgatagtaaatttaaaaaaacttagatttaaaaaaatagaaaaaacaaatttaaaaagataaatttcgTAGCACTATTTAATGAAGTACGTATAACAGTGCAACAACGCAGAAGAAATTTCGTTTAACAGTTTGACTGTACTTGGACGAAATATCGTTGGCAACTGCACTGTGTATGAAAGCCACTTATCCATACGAGATTATTATGAACATTAATATAAAgacattattcaaaataaagaaaaaaacaaatctatAACTATGTGtgcaatactatgattacattaaataaaaactattggtatggggaagtgtaccaagaatactggcagcatttccgcgttggatagctaggctgatccgttggccgaaatagctgccagcgcatgggttttcagtagccctATTAAGACGCGTAGGTGCTATTTTGTATATTCTGCGTGCCTCtggaccccacgggccaagtgtctcgacaccaaacggcacaaatacCGACACATTTGCCGCATATGCTGTCTTCGGCAGCCGAAGCTGTAGTCCCAGAACCAATTAATGTGCCGTAATTAATTCCCTTAAGTACTTTGAATAAGTATTGTTTGTCAAATTGCCATGGTATACATTTGGAAAACTGCTTCAATGTTTAAGGACATTTCTGCCGAAAAGAGTAAGATGTTCACCTGATAGTAAGTATTACCGTTTATATTAGATCAGAATTCATGATTTAATCAAAAATTCTCTGTGGCATTACATTTACACTCTCTTCTTTAAGACGTGATTCACTAGCCCAGTGATTTCGCTGGtatggcacccttcaaaccgaaacacattaatgttatCAAATTACTACTGCACGACAGAATATGGCGTCGCTGAGGTGCTCATCTACTGTTCAGTCCAATAGTGAAAGTGTAACAGTCCAAAAGCAATTTAAGTAAGGGTCACATGGCATTATTTTCGATTAATACTagatgacccggcaaacgttgttttgccatataaattatatacctaCCCCGCACCGCCTTCTCACAGTTGTTTGACTGAATCATTTTATTGCGAAAATATAGGcatttctaatttaaaaaatataggtttcgGATAAGGATAAAGAGGGAAGAAATATAATACACTAAAACCTTGTACGAATCACGCATTTGATGATATGTATATGTATTACTGTGaccggttcagtagttttcgcagtataaccgaacaaaTAAATCAGCTCTGagtttattagtatagatttatcatatgtctaaaaatattttctttttaagcTTTTGTAAAACTCGTgtaccaaaaattttttttacataaaatgagTCACGTAATAACTACCAATTTGGTTGTTTTAATCGccaaaattaattactttaaccGTAGACCAAcccttgtaatattttaaattatagttataaacaatatgttatgttttaaatgataaccctcacttctaggattaatacacaaataaaatttgaaaaacaaaaaaaaagatgaagccacaacctgagagttgaactaagcaaacagaattttgtaacgaggcggcactcgaacggttggctcagttggttagagcatcggcatggaacgccggaggtcgtgggttcgagtcccgcatcgttcataaaattttgtttttcaaattttatttgtgtataatcctagaagtgagggttatcactttaaaaacgttatgtttttttacatactgtttagatttacaagagcgacatctcaagtcaatttcctaatatgcaaatattagctgtaaagtagatcctgtagatgaagccacaatctgagagttgaacaaagcaaacagaattttgtaacgaggcggcactcgaaaggttggctcagttggttagagcatcggcacggaaccccggaggtcgtgggttcgagtcccgcatcgttcataaaattttgtttttcaaaattttatttgtgtaaagatatagtcaaaattttttttgaaaccGGACCTCTACGAAGAAAGGAGgccataatacatattattgttgTACCTGGCACACTGACTGCGATGTAAGGTTGAAGTATCTCGCGCAGATTGAGTTCTCATTAATGATACTGCCGAACAAACGGTTGCATTCTGTATTGCTGATAGCGCGGAGATAGACCCACTGGAGCTCCGTTGGTACTGAGCCTGGgaacaatttgatttttattgccAAATACCAGCAAAAGGTCATTGAATACGTGGTGTTTGTTCGACTTTCGacgacttcttcttcttcctcgTTTTAAGATAATGCcattttttagatatttattgCCTATAAAAGATCTGATTATTAAAATGACAAAAGGTATTTCCAATAAGTACTtcttgtttttgaagtgataacttctaaTGAGAGGATAAACCGCTTCAAGACGtaacgcgttttttttttaaaatagtgAAGATTTGCACacgttaatattttttgttttcttataagTTTCATGAGCAAGTgtgcaatatataaaatcttcGAAATCGAAATCTTCTTCTTTTTGTAGAAGTATCGATAAATCGTTATGTAATTCCATATGCAAAAGtacgtataaaatatataaagccaAGTATACTTTTACGTAGTAGTGTATGCAGCCCTATATTTTACGTTGCTTTTGCCGAAAAAGTGAAATGTGATAACTGATAGCATAGTAAACCGAGAAATCACACATATATTATAATGCctatttagttataaaaatcACACcgatattgcaaaaaaaaagcaataaacgAATACCCTATAAATTAAGAGTTATTTTTCCCTTCTTCAGTTTTTTGACACTTCCTTCTATTTCCCAAAGTGTTAGTATAACTACCTAATGGACAGTGGCGGATTTTCAGATTTGCCGCCCGTAGGCTATTCAAATTTTgcgtaaattttaatatcaataaaattccaACTTTATGATTTGTTATTGCTCCATTCTCGTTACATCAACTTCTCCCGTATGGTTAGTATCATTGAGAACAATGGTACCAACTACCGTGTTAGATCCTTGATTACTTTAACAgcaaagaattatcaaaaaacattattttatgcaaaaaatatCTCAATCTTGTACCACTTTTAAAGTAAGGTAATGTATGTCTTAAAACTGTACAATACcctcataatatgaataaacaatttgttatgtttttaaagtgataaccctcacttctaggattaatacacaatttgaataacaacattttatgaacaatgcgggacctCTGgcgtttaaaaaattatgaactaaaTTTGCCGCCCCTTAAAATTTGCCGCCCTAGGCTCCAGCCTACTCAGCCTGCTGGTAAATCCGCCACTGCTAATGGAATTCTGACCATGATGActttaaatattgacacaaagCACCTACCTATACgtgaatttaaaaattgaaatgatATTACAATAACACACAAAGAATTGTTTTGATTGTCAAGTCTCACCTTCTGTCCACGTTCTCCCCCAGCCGCTAGCATATACTTGAAGTCCATCATAGTCCCTGAACGCATCTGATGATGAATGTATCTGGATCCTCTTCAAATTagctacaataaaaatataagtagaaTTATTTGACGATAACAtaactatataatttttataagtttatagCTATTACCTACAtaactggacttttagtagggattcctaattttttgaaaatgtaatatagcctataacactcggggatgatgtagcttcccaacagtgaaagaattattcaaatcggttcagtagttgcggagcctattcaatgcaaacaaacaaacaatcaaatctttccgttttataatattataagtatagataatatGTTATAGCCTAAAACTattcataaacaaataaaaaaactgtgaaataattaaagatataaaaagaaactaacatataattaatttaattgtagtaataaaatgattaggattaatatcgtatttgtgtaaacagctttctcattaccgctttataactgacaatttttttaaatggaaatagtatgttatccttaagagatagacatatgccatcatggacttttctgtagacctatatcaGATATACAACTCCACGATACATTATTTTGCTATATCTCAAAGGGATTAGACAGCGTATCCGTTGAAAGTTCCCAAAAGGATTATTTTCTTCGACacgaataaataaacataaaaaaactaaaaccttTCTAGGGAACCACGCTACTCAATGATGAAAATAGCATGCAAATCGGTGCAGtattagttatttttgttaaatttgtgcCGTATAATTTAGTGTACTGATCGATCCATTGATTGGATAGCTTGGATGTTTTACCTCTAATCTTATCGAATCCAACTTTATATACCTTATTATCGTTTTTAGTAGATATCATTAATAGGTACTAATCATACAACCTACGTACGTACATATTGCGTCTGTTTTAAACTAATTGATGGCTCATATATGTACCTGGAATTCTCATTTTTAATACTGATAAtctaatcttaaaatatatatagataattttacattttgtattatgTTTTTGACTTCATATAGATTTAAAAGGAAGTCTGGAAGTGTTCTAACCTGCAAAACTAGTTTTGAGTTATAACTATCAGGCAGAATTCTGaggctgggttgcaccaacAAACTTTAGCAAAAACAAATGTAGTGtcttgacatctagtctgaattaattatatatgttaacaatcattgtcactgtcatgacatcgacagtgacattaaccaTGAAACATTTAGTGCTATATAAAAAATCCACAGCACAACGGGAACGCCAGACCCAACTCGTATAAAGGGTtaaagaaataagttttctgatacctataTTTTACGGCCTGAATTGTTAATTGCTTCTATAATTAGATAGTAAGctcttatgtaaatatttagtagtaaaaatgaaatttgtaatttatttttgacgggaacgcttttttttttcaattctaatCTATGCTTCTTAGGTACTGAGCAACGGTTGTCTCACCTGTGTCCAAACGCCAGATATTACAGCAAACATGTTAAACTACCGGTTAAACAAAAAATGAAGGttaccatttgacaatttttagatgacgtcatctaaaaattaatGGTAAATTTAACTGTTATCAGTAAAAGTCGTCTTCGCtgtttaaagttaatattaaatagcgacctgtcaaaagttttaaataaatattcgatattgacttgatatttcgtCTTAACTAtgccacagtagacatatgttaCTATGTCAAGGAATACGAGGCTGGCCGCCTAAAATAATGTTAGTACAAAGATCTTACCGCTGTATGTCACAGGTATCTGTAGTTTTATCAAAGCAATGTCGTTTTGCTGCACGATTCCTGGTTGTTGCGCATTGTAGGATGGATGGTTGTACCACTCTGAAGTCTCACTGAAGTACTCTGCGTTAGATATGGAGGTGAGTCCAGCGTATACTGTGACAAGACGGTAgctgtgaaaaaaaattaaggattattgttttgttacgccaaagaagtacaTATTATCTACCTGCGTGCgtatacatattacataatatgctATCTTATTATTAGAAGCAGTGtgaagttactccaagtttaaaattacttcttactgtcatgtaattctgtagtgataaAGGTACGATAAAGACAAAATGTTTTAaagttggagtaactttacactgcttACTTTATTAATAGGACAGATTAATTACCTACACAtactcttttttattttaaccatGGACAAGTCGTTTAAGAATATCGAGATGTACATCGCAATTCGcaatttatataacttataaggtatatttgtcataaataattattttagggaACAATCTTGCGAGACGCAAATAGGAACGCTCAGATGTCACacataagtacctacctattacGATTTTGTTTGTATTGTTTGCTCTGTGTTTAATATGCGTAATTTTGGTAGAGAGCAAAGATCTTCAGTTCAATTCATATTGGAAATAATCGGTGAAGAGTCCGATTCGGTTCAAGAAGGAAAAGAAAAACCGAGAGATAATATGAAAAAAGGGTTTCCTTGAAGAGGAGCACCTCAGTTTATGAATGGTCTCCCGCCCTGTAAAAATCCCAATTCCTTTCAAACGAATCTTCTCCACCATAGTATCTTGTATGGAAAAGAAATATTTTGCATCTTGCTATACTTGGGGAGCAATAGGTACAGCGAGACATTAATACTGATACGATGTTAGATATTTTATTTGCCTATAGTCGAAATCTGAGCTAATTAATGAAAGCTTAGCTATAGATTTAAACAGCAGCTCTATTTACTATGAACCCGAAGAAGTGAACGATTAACCTGAACTAAGCCAGCTTGACACAAAATTGACACAAGTTGTTTGACCTTAATTACTAAGGTAATATTGATTtgatataaaatctatatatcAAGAGATATGTTGACAAGGCTGTGTAagagcataccccgtgctgtcatTCGTATAGTAGTAAATGCCGCTGATCAGCAGCATATCAAATCTGCTTAGGCAAGAATATCAACCCGCACGATCAGTCAACATGATTGCTGGTGTACATCGAAGAGAGGACTTTAAAACTAACATGGTTTCATGTAATACTATGTAGTAGGTACGTCTCATagactaatattataatgtataacaCAAACTCATGAGTGGAATCTGGTTCAATCAACTGCTTGTGCACTCACTGGGCGGTGCAATGAGCAGCGGTGAGCACCCATTCCTCATTAATGATAGATCCACCACAGCCCAGCAATCTGCCGAGCCAGTCCGTGATCCTGAGGGAGACCTGATGAGGGTGCTCGCCAAGACGCGCCTCCCATCCTGATACAATACGACCTTGTGGTGTCTCtgaaaaaataacaacatttgAGTCACTAGGAGGCTAGGATTTGTGATAACAGATTCTTCAGGATAATCGCAAGGGGACATTGCAGTAGCTGACTCCAAGTTAAACACAAAGCTACTTTTTTACAATTCATAGTAAAATTCACTACAACATCATTTACCTGCTTAATAGTTACTACTATTCTGCGGTCACTAACCCGCATGCCAAGTGTGATAACCAAGGCACCCCCTTCCCCACCTACTATAGCAGACACGACTAAAAAAAGTCCCCTATTCTCTACCAATTCAGGCTATGACAGCGACCGTAGTAACGGTGGAGAAGGGGTGCTAAGAATCTCTGGACGAGATCGTGCTACCAACACCGACGACTGAACCTGGCAGCTGTTGACGAATATGGTACCTAGGAATACACAATATCCTAAgatacaaaatagctttaagggtaaatgtatacacttttataataaagtcccagccactgttcaggcattatctataaataaatttaaatgttttataaaaaaatatgtctctGTCCTAAATCCAcagatgaatatctaagtgatcggacagcctgggactattatgattattttatagcaatagcaatgaaagtacaatattgtatatttttattaaaaggagcgcaaaaatgctgggagagtttcttgcgccgcttcttctctctcagagcgccatttatttccgaagcggtagtagtatctagtatattagaaatgacatcaaaaagaattctaaaggaatcaatcgACAATGAGGTCAATGGATCTAAATCAGCTAGGCAAACTTTCAAAAGTTTCCTCACGTCCAATTTCCCTCAGTACCTAAACACTGAAGTATTCAAACCGTGTATGTTGCCAGTTATGACATGGCTCCAAAACGTGGTATTTCACTGTTGGCTCTCAAAGTCGCTTAACTGACTGAGGATATTCGCAGTAGAACTATGATATCTACATAACGCAAAGACTTTGTAACTTGAAATGCGATGAGCAGGTCCATCGCTCGCAGAACCTATAACCTATGGGTACAGAAAGTTCTCGAGTGACGACTACAAGTAGGAAGTAAGGGACATCCCCCACAGGAGAGATTTGGATGCTGACCGTCCATGATCGGTTGTTGAGATAGTCTTTGGCGGAAGGTATgctcagcagtggacgtctttgaGCTGGTCGTAGTCAATGTATTAGTTGTATTATTCATCAATCAAACAGTCGGCCCCGATACATTCAAGATCTTCGTAATACGGATAAACCTTTCGTCCTAAgtattttcaatcaataataaaataatagttttcttATGCTTTGTCGGTATATTCAATAGATTATGTTTTGCGAATCTTAGCTAATCGGATTAATAAATTTATCGTGATTTAATTATCCACTGATAAATGATACCATATTGTTAGATCGTCAATTAGATGATATGATTATTGTGATTGCGTTCGCTAATCGGCTACAAGTGAACAAATAAACTTATAGATGAACAATGGTGTCAGTGTCAAGTATTGCTATATGTAATAGAAATTATAAgctttgtcacaaattaaaacCCTTACCTACacataatacactggccttcaaaagtaagtatcacacttttaaaattgggataacgttttaagttcacaagatatactttcgaaataaaatggactccaaagagaatttaattttgtacatgaaaactttatagtcggtaaccttcttttaagaattggctgaaaaaaaacttcaaaaacaaaaccattcctttttcaaagtggacgtttccgaattacacttttaccattcacatttttctttctgttttaaatttttttcaagatcgatgggtcttgttttaaaaatgtatgctaaaaagcacataacatttatttatcatgcctctttcagttgaagaatgtgctaggatcatggcttttctggaactaggcatcagtatgcgtcgcactgcaagaatggtgggtgtgacggtacgaacggtccagaaggtaaagcgaaggtacgaagagactagacaccatctgaggagaccttgtaatggcagacccaggtgtaccagtgcccgagaagatcgttatattatttccactgtgttaagaaatcgccaccaaaatgcagttgaagtccagcaacagctacttcaggcccgaagggactacattagtgacagtacagtgagaagaagacttgctgaagcaaatttgaaaccccgaagaccagcgagtggcccaaaactcgagagacagcatcgagtagcgagactgcgatacgcccgtgaacacatgcagtgggatgaagaagaatggtcaagaattttatttgcagatgagtctcgattctccctttacacttctgatggcgaagtgtttacaggcgacctggtgagcgatactttcaagcctgcatctcagaaagagtccaatacggtggaggcagtgtacatgtatgggctggcatatcttcagaaggtcgcacagagctagtggccatagaaaatggcaccctcactgggcaaagatatgctcaagagattctcaatgagtatgcagggccgtatttagcaaatatgggtgatggatcgatgctgatgcatgataatgcccggccacacacggctcatatcgtacaagagtatattcaggaggtcggtattaGCGTGAtagcttggccatcaagaagtcctgatctcaacccgattgaacacgcccgGGATGAGCTTGAAATCGCAGACCAgcaccctcagggcactaaagcaggccctggtagaagaatgggagaatattccccaacatcggctcagaaacctagtgttcagtatgccaaaccgtctcgaagctgtaatcggggctcgaggaggcaataccagttattaaaaattaaataacatgtaatacattttagttgaatttttttacactaaactaaaaatgtctattttcattgttttatcttttttaagttaaaaatgttactaatgtataattttagtttctaagaattaaagcctataaaatttgcaacaaaaagtttttaatcttaaatctctaccttctatagttaagaaaaaaaattaatttgaaaagtgtgatacttacttttgcaggccagtgtattttgaACAGTTATATAAATACAGTAACGAAATAAAAGGTCATTTGGAgttaaaataattcttaaaataattctCTGAGCTAGCACAGACGACTTATAGTAGCAAAAATAAAAGATGCAAAATCTTTCCATAATAAAGTAATTAGTCTTTTTGACGCCTATATTCAgataagataaaattaaaaatagcaaaatatCTCACTGCTCGATTCTAGAAATAAGGCAATGCCTATAAAATTGGCCGCAAATACCTGTTATTCATTTTAGTATAGCCATTTTACCAGTGGCCtggtttctgccgtgaagcagtaatgtgttagcattactgtgtttccgtctgaagggcgccgtagctagtgaaattactgggcaaatgggacctaacatcttatgtctcaaggggacgagcgcagttgtagtgccactcagaatttttggggtttttcaagaatcagcagtacgtcctgctcgtctcgtcccttattttcatacaaaacatAATTCACAAAAAAAGCCAATCTTGGGATATTAAATGTGATTGCCACTTGCCAGCTCTCAGTAATCCGCAACGTTagggttgccaggtgtaaacaggtataggtattatagttaattatttatagtcaTCTGTTTTTATTAACTTGAATACAAAATGAAGTTTTATATTTCCGTAATGGTTTATAATTCCGTAcatgtttccgcaattaaacttGTGGTTAGGTTCTACCATTTGCACACAAAAACGATCGGATATTGTCAAGAAAAGACGACAATTACTTCGTTTCTCGTTCTTGACAAGGCGATTGTCGGTTTCTCAATGTCTTTTTAGAATGGAAACATTATATATTCCATCAATCATTTTAATAAAGTAACGAAAAGTAAGGCATTTTATTAGTATGTACATTCTTGAAGTTCCCTGTCTATTACTAGCAAAATATAGACAAGTGAGTAGGTTTttctaaccttttttttttaactttgattGTAGTGACCTACAATGGAATGCGTTACAATGTGTCCTACGAATGACAAAGGTAAAATACTGTTATTCGAAATTCAAACAATTTTCTCACAAACTACGGAATTTCATATTTCAAAATTCGAtgtgcttattattttttttgtacataataattttacttgAAATGTGTACCTTTTTATACACCCATGATTTTCTTACCTTCTCTTAGATTTTCTATGAATTCAGGAATTAGTAATTCAGCTGGTGCCTGTAAGAAaagtaatgtaatataataaaagtcagAGAGAGAGAAGGCCTTAAGTACCTTCTtggtacatattatgtattcttTAGCAGAAATCTTTAAGtttcaaaactattttatatcaCATCCTATTAAGACTTCGTGTATAATTTTCTACGTCAGGCACATTATAGAAACTACATAAAAAAATGCCGGAAAAAATTACATTAGGTACTTAAttctttcttaatattatatttaattatctatcattttattattaaattattttatattcatcatTCCAAATAAGTCCATTGGCAaaagaaatgtaataaaatttattgaaatgtgattttagtacctacataatatttttttcataatataacgTAGAAAATAAGGGCAGCAATACTACATAAGACAATTTTTGAAGAAGCGCTAATATTGATGACGAGATAAGAGGAAGATGTCCAACATACATCTTTGAGCACGATAATCTAACAGAAAATTTGCTTGGGCTTAAAAATGTCGACGTATATTTGATCTGTGTAGGCGCAACCAGTTTACTCAATAATAAGTAAGTCGTAATACAAGGTACACGATCTTACCTGATGGCACACAAAAGCCACAAGAAAGAGTACTTTTATCCACATTGCAATCAACACATAGACTCTTTACTGGTTATCCTCGCAGGCACTTAAATAGTCAACTACATCTTAGATGTTTAGCTCTGATTGTGTTAGTAAGATTAATAATCAATTGATAAATATCGATTTATCGATAATTATTTCTCATTAACATCTACCTGaataatgattttttgttttgtttgataaGATAGTCAAAGATTTTTACGCcacataaaacacttttatttatataatagcgTAATGTAGCAGgctcaaaaaacataaaagtgATACTTGGTTACACGTCTCATATTGCGGAAGTGTGGTACGTTTGATCGAGTCCCCAAGATCTACGGGTATAAATAAATCTTGTATAGGTCATTTACGTATTACTCTCAAGTGGACAAGCAGCTGCTTATGTAGTTCGTTTACTTTTTTGCTTTTCCTCTTTGGTATGTACCATGTAtgtacttacggccgttcccaatattcagtctatctcttacttgagataaaaatcttaactatcgttaacttttctgctccaataaacttatcgacggtaactcaccttatccgtgcacgctgtgtGTCAATGCGACGACGTATAGCTCACTAGATATTGCAATTcaagcgtcccaatataaggcgataagaatgagatatcgggtatattgggacagcttcagattattgacagctaattactgtcagcagaaggtagtaatttacctctatctgtatatagtattttgggaacagccgttagtgCATAACAAAAACTAAACTAAAGATCTTTTTATCAAATACATAGCTGTGATATTCCCTGTAGTTATTGTAACTGCCGAATAATAAAAACAGGTAAATATTCCCAGTATCTAGCTGAcacaattaacaaaaaaaaaatattgatgcaataaattgttttagggactccaaattttCATAGCGCATGCCATATTACCTAAAGCTAACTATGTATATGTAAATTCCAGCGAATTGAGATCTAGATGGCAGCCAGTTTGACAACCTGACAAACCGGTGCTGAGTCTATGAGTGCTGCATGACCGTTCTTGGTTGTGGAACACGCTATTGTTAAGAAGCTTTTAACTGCTAtctctaaaatcataatttgatTCACACTACTGTATACGGCactatgaatatatatatattcatagtGCCATTATTTACATCATTCACAGAAATATGGCTTCTACTAAAAGACAATCTGCTACTAAAAGAGAATCTTCTGAGACTGAACAAAGCGAAAGTGGATAAAGTCACAGAGACAGTTATCTCCTGTTAACTAGTCGTTTTCTACTTCAACTCTTAGACAATATTGCATCCACCTGCGTTTTGTCTTGCGCAGTTGATATAGTCGCCATACACGGAGATGCCGAAGTCCTAGTGAGA contains the following coding sequences:
- the LOC126975759 gene encoding collagenase-like, whose product is MWIKVLFLVAFVCHQAPAELLIPEFIENLREETPQGRIVSGWEARLGEHPHQVSLRITDWLGRLLGCGGSIINEEWVLTAAHCTAHYRLVTVYAGLTSISNAEYFSETSEWYNHPSYNAQQPGIVQQNDIALIKLQIPVTYSANLKRIQIHSSSDAFRDYDGLQVYASGWGRTWTEGSVPTELQWVYLRAISNTECNRLFGSIINENSICARYFNLTSQSVCQGDSGGPLVHRNDQDVPILIGVTSFVAGASSGGCHSGHPGGFVRPGPFLPWFEEITGVDFENLDEPEPTSTTTTTTTTTTTTTTTPEPTTLPPNTTTSEITTTTTTTPEYSTTTPTPSPPTPEEEEDDDDSSEELSELLKRLEVKVKVKVRLSKYKTRNGTVQENVEELD